In a single window of the Pandoraea pulmonicola genome:
- a CDS encoding NAD(P) transhydrogenase subunit alpha — protein sequence MELINHTVINLIIFVLAVYVGYHVVWNVTPALHTPLMAVTNAISAIVIVGAMLAAGLTEGGLGKTMGVVAVALAAVNVFGGFLVTQRMLEMFKKKDKTPAKAANDEAAKGAH from the coding sequence ATGGAATTGATCAATCACACGGTGATCAACCTGATCATCTTCGTGCTGGCGGTGTACGTCGGCTATCACGTGGTGTGGAACGTCACGCCCGCGCTGCACACGCCGCTCATGGCGGTGACCAACGCCATCTCGGCGATCGTGATCGTCGGCGCGATGCTCGCGGCCGGCCTCACCGAGGGTGGACTCGGCAAGACGATGGGCGTGGTGGCGGTAGCGCTCGCCGCCGTCAACGTGTTCGGGGGCTTTCTCGTCACGCAGCGCATGCTGGAGATGTTCAAGAAGAAAGACAAGACGCCGGCCAAGGCGGCAAATGACGAAGCGGCAAAGGGAGCGCACTGA
- a CDS encoding Re/Si-specific NAD(P)(+) transhydrogenase subunit alpha, giving the protein MRIGIPAETLAGETRVAATPETVKKLVASGHQVVVGRGAGDAASVPDAAFEAAGASLGNPSDALGAELVLKVRAPSSEELAQIPRGTVVVGMLNPFDAENNARMAAAGITAFALEAAPRTTRAQSMDVLSSQANIAGYKAVMLAANLYQRFMPMLMTAAGTVKAARLVVLGAGVAGLQAIATAKRLGAVIEASDVRPAVREQIESLGAKFIDVPFETDEEREIAQGVGGYARPMPAAWLARQAQLVHTRLTQADIVIATALIPGRAAPTLIAEDTVKAMKPGSVIVDLAAGRGAEHDGKRGGNCPLSVADEVVKVHGVTIAGYTNLAGMVAADASALYARNVLDFLKLVIDKEGKLVIDTNDDIVAACLMCRDGQVLRAA; this is encoded by the coding sequence ATGAGAATCGGCATTCCCGCCGAGACGCTTGCCGGCGAAACCCGTGTCGCGGCCACGCCCGAGACGGTGAAGAAGCTGGTCGCATCGGGACATCAGGTGGTGGTCGGCCGCGGCGCGGGAGACGCCGCCAGCGTCCCGGACGCGGCCTTCGAGGCCGCGGGCGCATCGCTCGGCAACCCGTCCGACGCCCTGGGCGCGGAACTCGTGCTCAAGGTACGGGCGCCGTCGTCGGAAGAACTTGCCCAGATCCCTCGCGGCACGGTCGTGGTCGGCATGCTCAATCCGTTCGATGCCGAGAACAACGCCCGCATGGCCGCCGCCGGGATAACCGCCTTCGCGCTCGAAGCCGCACCGCGCACCACGCGTGCGCAAAGCATGGACGTGCTGTCCTCTCAGGCCAACATCGCCGGCTACAAGGCGGTGATGCTCGCGGCCAACCTTTACCAGCGCTTCATGCCGATGCTCATGACGGCCGCCGGCACGGTCAAGGCCGCTCGTCTGGTGGTGCTCGGCGCCGGCGTGGCGGGCCTGCAGGCCATCGCGACGGCCAAGCGTCTGGGCGCGGTGATCGAGGCGTCCGACGTGCGCCCGGCCGTGCGCGAGCAGATCGAGTCGCTTGGCGCCAAGTTCATCGACGTTCCCTTCGAAACCGACGAAGAGCGCGAAATCGCGCAAGGCGTCGGCGGCTACGCCCGCCCGATGCCCGCCGCCTGGCTCGCGCGTCAGGCGCAACTCGTGCACACGCGTCTCACGCAGGCCGACATCGTCATTGCCACCGCGCTCATTCCGGGGCGCGCGGCGCCGACGCTCATCGCCGAGGATACCGTCAAGGCGATGAAGCCCGGCTCGGTGATCGTCGACCTGGCCGCCGGACGCGGCGCCGAGCACGACGGCAAGCGCGGCGGCAACTGCCCGCTGTCGGTCGCCGACGAGGTCGTGAAGGTGCACGGTGTGACGATCGCCGGCTACACGAACCTCGCCGGCATGGTCGCGGCAGACGCCTCCGCGCTGTATGCGCGCAACGTGCTCGACTTCCTCAAGCTGGTGATCGACAAGGAAGGCAAGCTCGTCATCGATACCAACGACGACATCGTCGCCGCGTGCCTGATGTGCCGCGACGGCCAGGTGCTGCGCGCCGCATAA
- the mnmA gene encoding tRNA 2-thiouridine(34) synthase MnmA, giving the protein MSQKRVVVGMSGGVDSSVTAWLLKQQGYDVVGLFMKNWEDDDDSEYCSTRQDWIDVVSVADLIGIDVEAVNFAAEYKDRVFAEFLREYSAGRTPNPDVLCNAEIKFKAFLDHAVALGGETIATGHYARVREREGRFELLKAFDHTKDQSYFLHRLNQMQLSRTMFPLGEMPKTKVREIAAQIGLPNAKKKDSTGICFIGERPFRDFLNRYLPTKPGPMKTPEGAVVGEHVGLAFYTLGQRKGIGLGGSRDGSGEPWFVARKDMANNTLYVVQGHDHPWLLSCTLDAEDLSWVAGEPPAEGVRIGAKTRYRQSDAACEVVRADAQALTLSFAEPQWAVTPGQSAVLYDGEICLGGGIIASTTPAQPAGTGRNAQAGAGVASKHIILNTH; this is encoded by the coding sequence ATGAGTCAAAAACGCGTAGTGGTGGGCATGTCGGGCGGCGTGGATTCGTCGGTCACCGCATGGCTGCTCAAACAGCAAGGTTACGACGTCGTCGGCCTGTTCATGAAGAACTGGGAAGACGATGACGACAGCGAATACTGTTCGACCCGGCAGGACTGGATCGACGTGGTGTCGGTCGCCGATCTGATCGGCATCGACGTCGAGGCCGTGAACTTCGCCGCCGAGTACAAGGACCGCGTGTTCGCGGAGTTCCTGCGCGAATATTCGGCCGGACGCACGCCGAACCCCGACGTGCTGTGCAATGCCGAGATCAAGTTCAAGGCGTTCCTCGATCACGCCGTGGCGCTCGGCGGCGAGACCATCGCCACCGGCCATTACGCCCGCGTGCGCGAGCGCGAGGGACGATTCGAACTGCTCAAGGCATTCGACCATACGAAGGATCAGAGCTACTTCCTGCATCGCCTGAACCAGATGCAGCTCTCGCGCACGATGTTCCCGCTCGGCGAGATGCCGAAAACGAAGGTGCGCGAGATCGCCGCGCAGATCGGCTTGCCGAACGCGAAGAAGAAGGACTCGACGGGCATCTGTTTCATCGGCGAGCGGCCGTTCCGCGACTTCCTCAACCGCTATCTGCCGACCAAGCCGGGGCCGATGAAGACGCCCGAGGGGGCTGTCGTCGGTGAGCACGTCGGGCTCGCGTTCTATACGCTGGGCCAGCGCAAGGGCATCGGTCTGGGCGGCAGCCGCGACGGTTCGGGCGAGCCCTGGTTCGTCGCGCGCAAGGATATGGCGAACAACACGCTGTACGTGGTGCAGGGGCACGATCATCCGTGGCTGCTCTCGTGCACGCTCGACGCCGAAGACCTGTCCTGGGTCGCCGGCGAGCCGCCGGCCGAGGGCGTGCGCATCGGTGCCAAGACGCGCTACCGCCAGTCGGATGCGGCCTGCGAGGTCGTGCGCGCCGACGCGCAGGCGCTTACGCTATCGTTCGCCGAGCCGCAGTGGGCCGTCACGCCGGGGCAGTCGGCCGTGCTCTACGACGGCGAGATCTGCCTGGGCGGGGGCATCATCGCCTCGACCACACCGGCACAACCGGCGGGCACCGGCAGGAACGCGCAAGCCGGGGCCGGCGTCGCCAGCAAACACATCATCCTCAATACGCATTGA
- a CDS encoding NUDIX hydrolase, whose amino-acid sequence MNARWKPNVTVAAVVEQDGRFLFVEEQKPAGLLINQPAGHLEPGESILDAVRREVLEETGYAFEPRHLLGIYLAPGPDDIAYLRFTFAGVLGAHDATRELDEGIVGTLWLTPEEVRLQRARHRSPILEQCVDDYLRGVRYDLAILQTHPALTGGQGNT is encoded by the coding sequence ATGAATGCACGCTGGAAGCCCAACGTGACGGTAGCGGCGGTCGTCGAACAGGACGGCCGTTTTCTGTTTGTCGAAGAGCAAAAGCCCGCGGGCCTGTTGATCAATCAGCCGGCGGGTCATCTGGAGCCGGGCGAATCGATCCTCGACGCGGTCCGCCGTGAGGTCCTCGAAGAGACGGGGTACGCGTTCGAGCCGCGGCACCTGCTGGGCATCTACCTCGCGCCGGGTCCGGACGACATCGCGTACCTGCGCTTCACCTTCGCGGGCGTGCTTGGCGCGCACGACGCCACGCGCGAGCTCGACGAGGGCATCGTCGGCACGCTGTGGCTCACGCCCGAGGAAGTGCGCTTGCAGCGCGCGCGGCATCGCTCGCCGATTCTAGAGCAGTGCGTGGACGATTACCTGCGGGGCGTGCGGTACGACCTCGCCATACTTCAGACCCATCCGGCGCTGACCGGCGGGCAAGGCAACACATGA